AAGGGTTCTTGGTTTCAGACAATAGGCTTTTCCCACCTCCAGGGAGAAATttggtggaggggggggggcgaTAATTTGAATCGCTTACACCGGCATTATCTCCTCTTGAGGTGCAAGCCTTTATTTGATAAACTGGCATTTGTCAACTGATGGCTAGCAGGAACTGTTGTCACTTCTGGCAAGATCCATTACAGTTTTGGTGACAAAGGATTACAAAGCTTGATTTGCATATGAGGGCTTTAGATGCCAGCCTCCGAGTGTCTGGTGTGGGTAGCACAGGGGGCGATGACATTTGAAACCGTTGTTCCGTCTAACCCTCTGACTCACCGTTATGTAAGAGCGAGACACGTGTGTGAAGATGCCTTGCAAAGACTAAAATGAAGGCGTTCAGTTCTGTGTGTTAAATGCAAACCAAACTCAAATAAaacctctctcactcacacacacacacacgagcgcgaACAGACTTGTTTTCTAGGTGCCTTGCTATTGTCTTGTTGTCGGCATGAACGTACATGTCTACGAGCGCACAGAGTTATATCATACTGTGTGAAAAGATATACGATGTGgtctttatgtatgtgtgtgtgaatgtgttgtgTGATGGTTGTGGGGAAGGGTGAGTGTGCTCAATGATTTAGAATGTGTTTGTACATAAAACAGGTATCAACGACTGTATTTAGTTAAAAGTGACATGAAGTTTAATGAAGTGCATGAATTCATTTCTATTTCATTAATTACACTAGGGTCCTGGAGCACCTATTCCTAAACAGTTTCAATATTAGTACATGATGCATTCCATTGTAAATATTTAGTACATGATGCAATGCATTAgttgtaaattttattataaatgccATTTGGCTAATCAGTTTGCACTTTGCCCACTGCAATCCCAGCTGGACAGCTACCTGAGCTGCAAAGGCTACAAAAACGTTGTGGTGTTGGTTACTGGTGTCAAGGTCACCTCCTCCTCGTAAAACAACCCTGGGCAGACAGTGCACAAAGGTCAAGCGTGACTTGGAGGGTATGGCAAGCAGTGTAGTGATGTGTACGATGTGGGATGCTGTGTAGTAATGTGATGAGTGTTGTGGAGTAAGGTAAGGGTGGATAGATGATGTGTGTATTGTGAGAGGCTTCGTTCAGTGATTACTCAGTATAAGTATATGAACCACacgactttatttattttatttattcgaAGTATCCAGCTTCTTAGGAGAGATTATGCTTTTCCTAcataagagataaaaagaacacCAACCCCCACCACCTTATCTTTTCTCGCTCATTCATTCCCTTGATCCTTACATGGACTGGAGTTCGTCACAAAGTCATAATATGTCCTTGAGATcactccccaccaccaccaccaccaccaccaccaccaccatcatcatcatccgcgCCGTCATTGTGCACAACAGTCAACTTAGCTAAGTGCGAACGAGCATCCTCGGACCACAAAAAGACGTCCTACCAGCGAAGCAGGCCGTCATGAAGCAGGCCACACAGCCGGCCACCCAGGCGGATATGACGAGAGACGCAAgatcctgtcgtctgctgggtATCAGCGCCCCCAGCCCCCCAAGGGTGACGCCGACAGTGGTGGGGTTGGAGAAGCCGCACAAGGCGTAGACTGCGATCACCTGAGACTTTCTCTGCCACAGACACCAAACAAACGACAGGTACTTGATGTCCAGCAGTGTCTAGGTGGCTGTCACTACATCAATGCAATAATATTGCCTTCAGACCGATTATGTCCTGTAGTATTAAcatcatctctttcttcttgttgactgtctctattatttttgtttacatgattttttaaatatgtccTCGAACAAGTGTGTATCAGCATAGAATGTGACCCCTGACTGCCAGACcacccaccactaccaccaccaccactactccCGGATGTACGATGTTACGTGCAAGGCCTTTATTTTTGATAATGAGGAGGAAAAGGTTAGTGAAGAAACTGGTGAGGAGACCAGTGATGACAGTGGTGATGAGAGTTTACAGCTTACCGACAGAGCGTTGTTACTGATGTGCTCTCCCAAGCGCTGATAACCCACCAGCTCGTTAAGCACTGTCTTCAGACCGATTACTTCCCCTACAACGCGGCAGTCTTTCCATGGCACGCCCATCACAAAAGCAAGAGGCATCAGCACATAGGACAACGCTAACTgtcataaaaatatagaaaaaagtcatttgttAAAAGTTGTCGTCAAAGAGTCGCAAGCTTAACCACAGACTTCTATTATCTCTATGAAGTCTGTGGGGTAGACAAAGATAAAACATGGTTCAAGGGAGGGAACCGTTGCTCACCGTGCAACAATATACAGTGTTTATGTCCCTTCCCAATGCTGACTCGCAAGTAGTGCAAAAAAATTATGCCCACCTccaaaaaaacacataaacaaaaataaagaaatacaaaacaaaaagactgaAGTCGAAACAGCAAACACAGAAACCTGTGGGGTTGGTTGAGAGGAACTCCCTTTAAAACACTTGCTCAGTTTTAGTTGGTTGAGAAGGAGAAGGCGACTTAATTACCTCAAACGTGAGGTTCTCGATGTTGACGAGGGAGCCCAGGTATTTAAGGACGGCGTTGAGGAACTCTAGGATACTGAGGAAGGCGATGAGTGTGGCGCCCACCGCGAAGATGATGGCGACAGCGTCCTGCGCGCCGCGTGCCGCAGCGTCCAGAATGTTTTGCGCCTCCTGCctgcaggtcaaaggttacgTTATCTCTGTCCTTCTCTATCTGCGTATATTGTCTGTCTAACCTTGTAAGACGTTATTGTCTAACAATGTTCGCTTTTATTCACTTAAACTCACGAGTCCTGgctcttgtttgttgtgttctcttcctcttctatttCTTCTGCTCGAGTGAGTTTTCCTCCCCTGACTTCCGGATACACGATCTTGGACACAGCCAGTCCTGCAGGTGCCGACATCAGCACCGCCGTTAGAAtgtgagcagacgacacctgTTGTAATGTACAAATAATCGTCATCAGCGCATTTTGGGTCTATctgcacgcgcacgcgcacacacacagaattatTCCAGACATTTCTCACCCCATAGTTGACAAAGAGGGCAAAGATGTCGGCTGACACCGAGGCAAATCCTGCCGTCATGATGGCGTGTAGCTCTGATCTTGACATCTTGCTCAGGTACGGACGGATGGTCAGAGAGGCTTCCGGCTGCCAAAGGTCACAAGGTCACTCACATTACCAAACGAGGAGAGAACTGGTTACTATACCTACAAGTACGTACTCAGATCTTCCTCCTAGAACAggtcaagattttatttttattacaatgcAGTAACACAGTCAACGGTCCAGTCTAAAAGGAGAATTAAAAAGTAGTGCCTATGATGTAATTCCGTTCAGTAACATGGTTTATCGGACAATAAGAAGCGATATGCCTCATAGACGAGTCCTTCGAGAATTTCTGTCGTATTCTGGCGTAACGTGCAGAAGCATGGACTATGATCATGTCCACTGagctaaattatttttatgcgaAGAGTAAGAGCTAATTAATGTTTACCTGTCCAAGAAATATGCTCGCAGCGGTGACTACTGTTTCTGCAGCTGTGGTTCCCATGGTAACTTTCATTGTCATGGCAATGACGTTCACAATCTTCTGCATGATGCCCACATAGTAGAGAACGGAGATGACAGAACTGATGAAAATGACAGTCGGCATCAGCTGAAACAGAATCACGAACATCAGGCAGAGCATCAACTAGTCGCAAACATAAGCTAGAACAGGTCGTAAACATTCGGCAGAAAATCAGCTGAAACTCACGAAAGTCAGGAAGAACCATTCACTGAAGCATGTCAGGAACATCAGACACAGCGGCTCCTCCACAGTCTATTTTTAGACCACTCAGTTCTATGGACTCACCTTCAGCGCGAAAAAGAAGTCCTTGTAATTGTCGCCGAAGACGAAGACGACGCCGGCGATAACGTAGTCGAGGAAAATCTCCACCTGACGCCCCAGCCACGCAAACCCCTCTCGACCCTCCTTCGTCTTGAGCACCACTGCACCCAGCGCCATCTGCGCCGCCAGCCCCCACACCACGGGCCGCAGTGACACCTGCACCACACCGAGACAGCCATCTTGGAGAGACAAACCACAAGACGAGACACCGGACAGTGGCAGTGAGGTGATGTCATGACAATGTCACTGCTTTGTATTGTAGATGACTAACAACAATCACGAGTCGAGGCGTTTTTCTAGTCTGAACTCGCTATCTCGCCACGTGTCATCTGGTTAACCCCTGCTTCgccacatttttatttagttagcTTTGGCAGGTCCCCCCACTCTCATTCATAACCTCTAGTTATGGATCATATACCCTCTCTACATCGCCACCCGTCTCGCTAGCCCCGCATTTGTGTTTGGAACAAAAGTGGCGACATAACGAGATGACAGTAAAAATAACGTGCTTGAACCTCTGGGTGGTGCTAGAATTCCACCCTGTATGTTCAGAATACA
This window of the Pomacea canaliculata isolate SZHN2017 linkage group LG4, ASM307304v1, whole genome shotgun sequence genome carries:
- the LOC112561890 gene encoding sodium/nucleoside cotransporter 2-like, whose amino-acid sequence is MVTAILVVSMSLSPVNLVTPVPPGLLRPDERGGQGGLVYPGPRLSRGPALSSSRAWCGEFARLRSSGCCARGSSYRPTCALVRFRADTCLLVADWLPGEELMELETVRSDSLAGRRLDESLVGQREAVSSTCDNITDGNGDDAEKGLAARTDVAGGRFWARNFRKKTTVVVYALLVIGYFVYFTLALAWNFPRAIPLLCLTVVVVCSVTCSQVAQVDVVLRGRDFIRLEVRGRLKSLLERRAVRRSCYGLAAAAMLAYSIVINTGHPENLVSLAGLVILVVFCWIISYDRRNVSLRPVVWGLAAQMALGAVVLKTKEGREGFAWLGRQVEIFLDYVIAGVVFVFGDNYKDFFFALKLMPTVIFISSVISVLYYVGIMQKIVNVIAMTMKVTMGTTAAETVVTAASIFLGQPEASLTIRPYLSKMSRSELHAIMTAGFASVSADIFALFVNYGVSSAHILTAVLMSAPAGLAVSKIVYPEVRGGKLTRAEEIEEEENTTNKSQDSQEAQNILDAAARGAQDAVAIIFAVGATLIAFLSILEFLNAVLKYLGSLVNIENLTFELALSYVLMPLAFVMGVPWKDCRVVGEVIGLKTVLNELVGYQRLGEHISNNALSRKSQVIAVYALCGFSNPTTVGVTLGGLGALIPSRRQDLASLVISAWVAGCVACFMTACFAGLFYEEEVTLTPVTNTTTFL